One segment of Pseudoalteromonas rubra DNA contains the following:
- a CDS encoding ATP-binding protein, with amino-acid sequence MLDPKTLYVTSVVMTAMMTLLNYLTWRANKDTPGTVLYIFYPMVLFAGIIGFALHSHFQQWQTIGIANGLLFAASVLHCWAISQFLGVRDKAFQFYLIVTGVLFCALVYFSAVAPGLRQRILISDLQHIAEALLLLYYFIRYAHPLYPNGSIVYLIVLSFILCVFTGRTLLMGEIHHGNLLDSPWFTITLFFNGVLAPIFYATGMAILCNERREHNLNRLTEKAQQDLEIRGLFLSTVSHEIRTPLNGILGSAQLVLNRIGDQASKAYCEAIINSAESLNLLIDKVLDYASLEQSDEVLAAEDIEFKSWLNNLCLLMTPMAEQRGLTFTLVYDMPEQVCYYCDQQKLRQILLNLVGNAIKFTDQGEVKVCVELIKEGNMEHRVRFSVIDTGPGIEEEDIEKLTEPYVQSSAGKTKGGTGLGLAITARLLDKMGSQLEIISELDKGSSFSFDLTLTVGELSLVEKRHHNVDYATGLDVLLVEDLDLNRKIAIEFMAIDEHRIKLANDGQSAIEQLTEHAFDVVLLDMNLPDLTGQEVLKRLKNIEHKNRRTPFLAFTASLSPEEVKEYLALGIRDVVGKPIKQDKLRQAISNSQKAQTPDISVELSDTLYDESAVGSLSGFSEDEVSSIYNEFVLSARTKLRHIQQLLDEDDQQCIKLLHRQASTALQLGFNRYGLTLKKIERRLLDKKRCDEELADAMVLWQQSLEAYLQYVRHQTLS; translated from the coding sequence ATGCTGGATCCCAAAACTCTGTATGTCACCAGCGTCGTCATGACGGCGATGATGACCCTTCTAAATTATCTAACATGGCGGGCTAATAAAGACACCCCCGGCACTGTGTTATACATTTTTTACCCTATGGTATTGTTTGCCGGCATTATCGGCTTTGCGCTACACAGCCACTTCCAGCAGTGGCAGACCATAGGCATTGCAAACGGTCTGTTATTTGCGGCATCCGTGCTGCATTGCTGGGCGATCAGCCAGTTTCTCGGGGTCCGAGATAAAGCCTTTCAGTTTTATCTGATAGTCACAGGGGTTTTATTTTGTGCCCTTGTTTATTTCAGTGCTGTAGCGCCGGGCCTCAGACAGCGTATTCTCATCTCCGATCTTCAGCATATCGCCGAGGCCCTGCTGTTACTGTACTACTTTATCCGCTATGCCCATCCTCTGTATCCCAACGGCAGTATTGTCTATCTCATCGTACTGAGCTTTATTCTGTGTGTGTTTACTGGCCGAACTTTACTCATGGGGGAGATCCACCATGGTAACCTGCTGGACAGTCCCTGGTTCACCATTACACTCTTTTTCAACGGCGTGCTGGCACCTATTTTCTATGCCACTGGCATGGCAATTTTATGTAATGAGCGTCGCGAACATAACCTCAACCGATTGACAGAAAAAGCACAACAAGACCTTGAGATCCGGGGGCTGTTCTTGTCCACCGTCAGCCATGAGATCCGTACCCCGCTCAACGGCATCCTGGGCAGTGCGCAACTGGTACTGAACCGCATTGGGGATCAGGCCAGTAAAGCCTACTGCGAAGCCATTATTAACTCCGCTGAATCACTCAACCTACTGATCGATAAAGTGCTCGACTATGCCAGTCTGGAACAAAGTGACGAAGTGCTGGCCGCCGAGGACATTGAATTCAAGAGTTGGCTAAACAACCTGTGCCTGCTGATGACACCCATGGCTGAGCAACGCGGGCTGACCTTTACCCTGGTGTACGACATGCCCGAGCAGGTTTGCTACTACTGCGACCAGCAAAAGCTGCGTCAAATCCTGCTGAACTTGGTTGGCAACGCCATTAAATTTACCGATCAAGGCGAAGTAAAGGTCTGTGTCGAGCTGATCAAAGAAGGCAATATGGAACACCGGGTGCGTTTTAGCGTGATAGACACCGGTCCGGGCATTGAAGAAGAGGACATCGAAAAACTGACCGAGCCATATGTCCAGAGCAGCGCGGGTAAAACCAAAGGCGGCACCGGACTTGGATTAGCTATCACAGCACGCCTGCTGGATAAAATGGGCAGTCAGCTCGAGATCATCAGTGAACTGGATAAAGGCAGCTCCTTCAGCTTTGATCTCACCTTAACGGTCGGCGAGCTCAGCCTGGTCGAAAAGCGCCATCACAATGTCGACTACGCGACCGGCCTGGATGTTCTCTTGGTGGAAGATCTCGACCTGAACCGTAAAATAGCCATCGAATTTATGGCCATTGATGAGCACCGAATTAAGCTGGCCAACGATGGCCAAAGTGCCATAGAACAACTTACGGAGCATGCCTTTGATGTTGTTCTGCTGGATATGAACTTGCCAGACTTAACGGGTCAGGAGGTGCTCAAACGGCTTAAGAACATTGAGCATAAAAATCGCCGCACCCCATTTTTAGCCTTTACCGCAAGCCTGAGCCCCGAAGAGGTTAAAGAGTACCTGGCACTGGGGATTCGTGACGTTGTGGGCAAGCCGATTAAACAAGATAAACTGCGTCAGGCCATTAGCAACTCGCAAAAGGCGCAAACCCCTGACATCAGCGTCGAGCTCAGCGACACCCTGTACGACGAGAGTGCGGTGGGCTCCCTGAGCGGCTTCAGTGAAGACGAAGTGTCTTCCATTTACAATGAATTTGTTTTGTCCGCCCGCACGAAACTGCGCCACATTCAGCAATTACTGGATGAGGACGATCAACAGTGCATCAAACTCCTGCACCGACAGGCCAGCACAGCGCTGCAACTGGGTTTCAATCGCTATGGTCTGACACTCAAGAAAATTGAGCGCAGGCTGCTGGATAAAAAACGCTGTGACGAGGAACTGGCCGATGCCATGGTGTTGTGGCAACAAAGCCTGGAAGCCTATTTGCAGTACGTACGGCATCAAACACTCAGCTGA
- a CDS encoding M1 family metallopeptidase, with the protein MKLSALTFGLALAGLSHTALSAQAVDEHTYANLNDVISTHLHLDLDVDFADKQLEGFVEHTLAWQNKQARTLVLDTRDLEIDKVMYQGSNGKWYPAAFTLAKRDDVKGSKLTIRFKQQAKKARIYYNSLPQASGLQWLTPEQTASKSHPFMYSQSQAIHARSWIPVQDTPAMRVTYSARVNTPEDVRAVMSADNSGALIKDGDYWFDMPQAIPPYLIAIGAGNLEYKEMSHQTAIFAEPQILDASVAEFNDTQAMIDKTNVMYGEYAWGRYDLLMLPPSFPFGGMENPRLSFITPTVVAGDKSLVNLIAHELAHSWSGNLVTNATWEDLWLNEGFTSYVENRIMEEVFGRERAVMEQALDSARLRNVVKELPAPDTRLNLRLNGRDPDDAFSSIPYTKGQLFLIYLEEKFGRKVFDAFVKGYFDAYAFKSLTTAEFVQYIEKHLINKHPGIVSMDKVNEWIHAPGLPADAPNPTSDAFDKVDAATKAWLEGNSTLDSIPTASWTVHEWLHFINNLPRDLAENKMVALDQAFGLTDSTNAELAFAWFMLAVGNGYEAIYPALDKHLSGIGRRKLIVRLYKSLVANGKRDWAYQVYQKARPGYHPLAQGTIDAIFAN; encoded by the coding sequence ATGAAACTTTCTGCCCTAACCTTTGGTCTTGCCTTAGCAGGCCTGTCACACACCGCGCTGAGTGCTCAGGCGGTGGACGAACACACCTATGCCAACCTCAACGACGTGATCAGTACACACCTTCACCTCGATCTGGATGTCGACTTTGCAGACAAACAGCTGGAAGGTTTTGTTGAACACACACTGGCATGGCAAAACAAGCAAGCCAGAACCCTAGTGCTGGACACGCGTGACCTTGAAATCGATAAGGTGATGTATCAGGGCAGCAACGGCAAATGGTACCCAGCGGCTTTCACACTTGCAAAACGCGATGATGTAAAAGGGTCTAAGCTGACCATTCGCTTCAAACAGCAAGCAAAAAAAGCCCGTATTTACTATAACAGCTTACCGCAGGCATCTGGTTTGCAGTGGCTGACACCAGAGCAAACCGCCAGCAAGTCCCATCCTTTTATGTACAGCCAGTCTCAGGCTATCCATGCACGCAGCTGGATCCCCGTCCAGGATACGCCAGCGATGCGCGTTACCTATTCTGCCCGTGTTAACACCCCTGAAGACGTGCGTGCGGTTATGAGTGCCGACAACAGCGGTGCGTTAATCAAAGACGGTGACTATTGGTTTGATATGCCACAAGCCATTCCGCCTTATCTGATAGCGATTGGCGCAGGTAACCTTGAATACAAAGAGATGTCGCACCAAACCGCTATCTTCGCCGAGCCGCAGATCCTGGATGCGTCTGTCGCTGAATTTAATGATACCCAGGCCATGATCGACAAAACCAATGTCATGTATGGGGAGTATGCCTGGGGACGCTATGACTTATTGATGCTACCGCCCAGCTTTCCGTTCGGTGGCATGGAAAACCCACGTTTATCTTTTATTACCCCAACCGTCGTCGCTGGTGATAAAAGCCTGGTTAACCTCATCGCCCATGAACTGGCACACTCCTGGTCAGGCAACCTGGTTACTAACGCCACCTGGGAAGACTTATGGCTGAATGAGGGTTTTACCTCCTATGTAGAAAACCGCATTATGGAAGAAGTCTTTGGTCGCGAGCGTGCGGTCATGGAACAGGCATTGGATTCCGCCCGGTTGCGTAACGTCGTCAAAGAACTACCAGCACCTGACACCCGCCTGAATCTGCGCCTGAATGGTCGCGATCCAGACGACGCATTCAGCTCTATTCCGTACACCAAAGGGCAGCTCTTCCTTATCTATTTAGAGGAAAAGTTTGGCCGAAAGGTGTTTGATGCCTTTGTGAAAGGATATTTTGATGCGTATGCGTTCAAATCGCTGACCACAGCCGAGTTTGTTCAATACATAGAGAAACACCTCATCAACAAACACCCTGGCATTGTCAGCATGGATAAGGTCAATGAGTGGATCCACGCGCCAGGCTTGCCTGCAGATGCACCTAACCCCACTTCTGATGCGTTTGACAAAGTCGATGCTGCTACTAAAGCCTGGTTAGAAGGCAACAGCACATTAGACAGCATACCCACCGCGAGCTGGACAGTGCATGAGTGGCTGCACTTTATCAATAATCTGCCACGCGATCTGGCCGAGAATAAAATGGTCGCGCTGGACCAGGCGTTTGGGTTAACTGACTCAACCAACGCGGAATTGGCGTTTGCCTGGTTCATGCTCGCAGTTGGCAACGGCTATGAGGCCATCTACCCGGCACTCGACAAACACCTCAGCGGTATTGGCCGTCGCAAGCTGATTGTTCGCCTGTACAAATCACTCGTTGCTAATGGTAAACGTGACTGGGCCTATCAGGTGTATCAGAAAGCCCGTCCGGGTTACCACCCATTAGCCCAGGGCACCATTGACGCTATCTTTGCGAACTAG
- the murB gene encoding UDP-N-acetylmuramate dehydrogenase translates to MPSLQSLHTFSLPASCRTLLRITDPAQLYDHDFCTPFYILGEGSNSVFLADYEGTVIQMANLGVEVEEQAEHYVVRAAAGESWHALVMHLLTRNIGGLENLALIPGTVGAAPIQNIGAYGVELADLLYQVRGFDIASRALKTLDKAACQLGYRDSVFKHALKDCFIVTEVTLHLPKPWQPVLHYGPLQALRNETVTPEIVAKQVMAIRRSKLPDPQTLANAGSFFKNPVIDKSQAQALAQSYPDLPLYPVDAKRCKLAAGWLIEHAGLKGYQQGGVRVYERQALVLVNEGNSSGEDLKAVISHIQQMIFNKFGIVLEHEVRLIGHQGEITIQEAHYG, encoded by the coding sequence GTGCCGTCTTTGCAGTCATTACATACATTTTCGTTACCGGCATCATGTCGTACCTTACTGCGTATCACCGATCCGGCGCAGCTTTACGACCACGATTTTTGTACGCCGTTTTATATTTTGGGTGAAGGCAGCAACAGTGTGTTTCTCGCAGATTATGAGGGCACCGTGATCCAGATGGCAAATTTGGGTGTGGAGGTAGAGGAGCAGGCCGAACACTATGTTGTGCGTGCGGCCGCTGGCGAATCCTGGCACGCACTGGTGATGCATTTATTGACACGCAACATTGGTGGGCTGGAGAACCTAGCGCTGATCCCGGGTACTGTGGGCGCGGCTCCGATCCAGAATATTGGTGCTTATGGGGTGGAGCTGGCAGATCTATTATATCAGGTACGCGGATTTGATATAGCCAGTCGGGCTCTGAAAACACTGGATAAAGCGGCATGTCAGCTTGGCTATCGAGACTCTGTCTTTAAACACGCCCTGAAAGACTGTTTTATAGTCACTGAAGTGACGTTGCATTTACCCAAGCCATGGCAACCTGTGTTGCACTATGGGCCGTTACAGGCATTACGCAATGAGACGGTGACACCTGAGATAGTCGCAAAGCAAGTGATGGCAATCCGGCGCAGTAAGTTGCCCGACCCGCAGACGCTGGCAAACGCTGGAAGCTTTTTTAAAAACCCAGTAATTGACAAATCGCAAGCTCAAGCCCTGGCGCAAAGCTACCCTGATTTACCCCTTTATCCGGTAGACGCAAAGCGCTGCAAACTGGCCGCTGGCTGGCTGATTGAACACGCCGGGTTAAAAGGCTATCAACAGGGGGGCGTCAGAGTATATGAGCGCCAGGCTCTGGTGTTGGTAAACGAAGGGAACAGCAGTGGTGAGGATCTCAAAGCAGTGATCAGCCATATTCAACAGATGATATTCAACAAGTTTGGCATTGTGCTGGAGCATGAAGTCAGGCTGATAGGCCATCAAGGTGAAATTACAATACAGGAAGCGCACTATGGTTAA
- a CDS encoding helix-turn-helix transcriptional regulator, whose product MSSTAFLLLDKEPINTIGVNVLQPLLKTQGLDVITGTDISDVPENTRLLFIETAVNDAWGQLKEQLVNLKVSCDIVLFNLDENPELANRALLSGIRGVFYTTDNADVLMKGIRLLMEDQLWYRREIMCNALNRMLQFNKDALHKLTEGDIEPVKLTKREKAIITLMSKGSKNKEIAEDLNISPHTVKTHLYSAFRKTKCRNRIELLSWAQQNIPDEIR is encoded by the coding sequence ATGAGCAGTACTGCATTTTTATTGCTAGACAAAGAGCCTATTAACACCATAGGCGTCAATGTATTACAACCATTGCTGAAAACTCAGGGGTTGGACGTAATCACTGGGACCGATATTTCAGATGTACCAGAGAACACTCGTTTGCTCTTCATCGAAACAGCCGTCAATGACGCCTGGGGTCAGTTGAAAGAACAGCTGGTTAACCTGAAAGTCAGTTGTGACATTGTCCTGTTTAACCTGGATGAGAACCCTGAGCTGGCCAATCGCGCATTGCTCAGCGGTATCCGTGGTGTCTTCTACACCACAGATAATGCGGATGTGCTGATGAAAGGTATTCGCCTGCTGATGGAAGATCAGCTCTGGTATCGTCGCGAAATTATGTGTAATGCATTAAACCGTATGTTGCAGTTTAATAAAGATGCGCTACACAAACTGACCGAAGGGGATATTGAGCCGGTTAAACTCACAAAACGTGAAAAAGCCATTATTACCCTGATGAGTAAAGGGTCAAAGAACAAAGAGATTGCCGAAGATCTGAACATCAGCCCACATACGGTGAAGACGCACTTGTATAGTGCATTCAGAAAAACGAAATGCCGGAATCGAATCGAATTATTGTCCTGGGCGCAACAAAATATCCCAGACGAGATCCGCTAA
- a CDS encoding DUF2057 domain-containing protein, producing MKKKRIFYFLLLSLLSGRAVAAQLSFPEELLPLQVGQQEIEHSFFNKVRDLTLGAGTHQVKVKYTDLYEIGYDDHEVIESKPFWVSVEVEELGGYQVGFDRADTLKAAKQFAKQPRLWLKAPDGTRTPIKALAHQLQVRAVPTTEPMPEAAPVKPQFSDSLPVEPPVAPQAGKPDAAAMLDFWWQQASPAQRAAFLEKVQPR from the coding sequence ATGAAGAAAAAACGCATTTTTTACTTTCTGTTACTCAGCCTGCTGAGTGGTCGAGCAGTGGCAGCGCAATTATCTTTTCCAGAAGAGTTGTTACCGCTACAGGTCGGGCAACAGGAAATAGAGCATTCCTTCTTTAATAAAGTGCGGGATCTGACGCTCGGCGCGGGCACGCACCAGGTAAAAGTCAAGTATACGGACTTGTACGAGATTGGGTATGACGATCATGAAGTGATTGAATCAAAACCATTTTGGGTGAGTGTTGAGGTCGAGGAGCTGGGTGGCTATCAGGTTGGGTTTGATCGGGCCGACACACTAAAAGCGGCTAAGCAGTTTGCAAAGCAGCCCAGACTCTGGCTGAAGGCCCCTGATGGCACACGCACACCGATAAAGGCGCTTGCACATCAACTGCAGGTGCGGGCCGTACCAACCACCGAACCTATGCCAGAGGCGGCACCAGTGAAACCGCAATTTTCAGACTCTTTGCCGGTAGAGCCGCCCGTGGCACCTCAGGCTGGAAAGCCTGATGCCGCAGCAATGCTGGACTTTTGGTGGCAACAAGCCAGCCCGGCGCAGCGCGCGGCGTTTTTAGAAAAAGTACAGCCCCGGTGA
- the birA gene encoding bifunctional biotin--[acetyl-CoA-carboxylase] ligase/biotin operon repressor BirA, producing the protein MVKAPDGNKLAILHALKCGEFVSGQALGEQLGISRAAVSKHIKSLQQMGIDIFKVTGKGYRLNNSLPLLEEAEIRQSWEQLSDTPCQIEVHSIIDSTNSELMRRIQAKQPIPRGQVLVAEMQQAGRGRRGRQWQSPFGANLYYSCYWQLEEGMQAAMGLSIAVGLAVYDALKALFDLEVQLKWPNDVYLNEQKLAGILVELDGQVEGPCHLVIGIGLNVAMPDSAAGAIDQAWTDLSQHVSAVNKNQLVAVLTLCLQKRLEIYQRHGLSVMSEQWNALNVYRQQAVTLTTGQRQWRGICEGIDQQGGLVLRQDGELKTYYGGEISVRKELS; encoded by the coding sequence ATGGTTAAAGCACCAGATGGTAATAAGTTGGCTATTTTACATGCCCTGAAGTGCGGTGAATTTGTATCGGGACAGGCATTGGGCGAGCAGCTGGGGATCAGCCGCGCGGCGGTGTCTAAGCATATTAAGTCTTTGCAGCAAATGGGCATTGATATCTTTAAGGTGACGGGCAAAGGCTATCGGCTCAATAATAGCCTGCCTTTATTAGAGGAAGCCGAGATCCGTCAGAGCTGGGAGCAGCTCAGCGACACGCCATGTCAGATAGAAGTGCATTCAATTATTGACTCAACCAATAGCGAGCTGATGCGCCGTATTCAGGCTAAGCAGCCAATTCCACGTGGGCAAGTGCTGGTTGCGGAAATGCAGCAGGCAGGGCGCGGCAGGCGAGGACGTCAGTGGCAGTCTCCGTTTGGTGCCAATCTCTACTATAGCTGCTACTGGCAATTGGAAGAGGGGATGCAGGCTGCCATGGGGTTATCAATAGCCGTCGGACTGGCGGTATATGATGCGCTCAAGGCGTTATTTGATCTGGAGGTACAACTGAAATGGCCGAATGATGTCTATCTGAATGAACAGAAACTGGCGGGTATTTTGGTCGAGTTGGACGGTCAGGTTGAAGGCCCTTGTCATCTGGTGATTGGTATCGGTCTGAATGTGGCGATGCCAGACAGTGCTGCCGGGGCGATAGATCAGGCCTGGACAGATCTGAGCCAGCACGTCAGTGCGGTAAATAAAAATCAGCTGGTGGCCGTGCTGACTTTGTGTTTGCAAAAGCGCCTGGAGATTTATCAGCGTCATGGGCTGAGTGTAATGAGTGAGCAGTGGAACGCATTGAACGTATATCGCCAGCAGGCAGTGACACTGACTACCGGGCAGAGACAATGGCGGGGTATTTGTGAAGGCATCGATCAGCAAGGTGGGTTGGTGCTGCGTCAGGATGGTGAGCTGAAGACCTATTATGGGGGAGAAATTTCTGTGCGTAAGGAGTTGTCATGA
- a CDS encoding histidine triad nucleotide-binding protein, which produces MSQETIFTKIINREIPADILFEDDLALAFKDINPQAPFHVLVIPKTPIATMNDINEENAHLVGHLYLVAAKLAKEHGFAENGYRAVMNCNNDGGQTVYHIHLHVLAGKEMGWPPYQDKKKVLG; this is translated from the coding sequence ATGAGCCAAGAAACAATTTTTACCAAGATAATTAATCGGGAAATTCCCGCCGATATCCTGTTTGAAGATGATCTGGCCCTGGCATTTAAGGACATTAACCCACAAGCGCCCTTTCATGTTCTGGTGATCCCAAAAACCCCCATCGCCACCATGAATGACATTAATGAAGAAAATGCACACCTGGTTGGGCACTTATATCTGGTAGCAGCTAAACTTGCCAAAGAGCATGGTTTTGCAGAAAACGGATATCGCGCAGTCATGAATTGCAACAACGATGGCGGTCAGACCGTTTACCACATTCATTTACACGTGCTTGCCGGGAAAGAAATGGGCTGGCCCCCATACCAGGATAAGAAAAAAGTACTAGGCTAA